One Anguilla rostrata isolate EN2019 chromosome 15, ASM1855537v3, whole genome shotgun sequence genomic window carries:
- the si:ch1073-416j23.1 gene encoding LOW QUALITY PROTEIN: rac GTPase-activating protein 1 (The sequence of the model RefSeq protein was modified relative to this genomic sequence to represent the inferred CDS: deleted 1 base in 1 codon) gives MESVFIQQLLNLCLQRIAISESTNVELEFIEVVKRHEATRRRWLLADQELKKHKETLVKSEVARTALEVKLKHARNQVDVEIKKRHKAEADYQYLERQMQLICDILVHDTKSSACLNDEQRSMLANFNHRGGNATQHKSRRLSVIDESSFLSHTDISYDRTDDDLDLDSTVVKPSSHEPGRKGAPPWACGPCETGRVSGRPGDVLGERPVEKEIESTIVKASVTTPESGGQIHMVIDITQETPEKTVKTLRSGSLPSAAEQTSVWAPAEEMNPEIVTEMEVTATDPKLHQVFTPTIDRAAHHVFLSKTVIRPEVCVPCGKRIRFGKIAAKCRDCRLVAHPECKYMCSQTCSPSAAVPNPNALTDTLESFAPATQPRIPPLIVQCVNEIEKRGLEEKGIYRVPGGERAVKELREKYVLGKGPLALGKVEEIHVVCGLLKDFLRKLREPLVTFRLHRAFMEASEILDDDNSAAAMYQAVGDLPQPNRDTLAFLMLHLQRVIQSPLCKMDLNNLARVFGPTVVGHGMPEPSPMTIMKDTNIQPKVVARMLSFPCEYWKNLLMVERNQVISSVVDANINNDGNSKDRDRLFKPLTSPELGHYPKTPASGSLKGKFKTLGTAFNNPAKCKTDPSKKRFFTSPS, from the exons ATGGAGTCCGTCTTCATCCAACAGCTTCTGAACTTGTGTCTCCAGAGGATTGCTATATCTGAGAGTACGAATGTGGAACTTG AGTTCATCGAGGTGGTGAAGCGCCATGAGGCCACCAGGAGGCGCTGGCTGCTCGCGGACCAGGAGCTGAAGAAGCACAAGGAGACCCTGGTGAAATCGGAGGTGGCCCGCACCGCGCTGGAGGTCAAGCTCAAACACGCCCGCAACCAGGTGGACGTGGAGATCAAGAAACGGCACAAAGCCGAGGCAGACTACCAGTACCTG GAGCGGCAGATGCAGCTGATCTGCGACATTCTGGTGCACGACACCAAGTCCAGCGCTTGCCTGAACGACGAGCAGAGGTCCATGCTGGCCAACTTCAATCACAGAGGAGGCAACGCGACTCAGCACAAAAGCAGAAG ATTATCTGTAATTGACGAGTCTTCCTTCCTGTCTCACACTGACATTAGTTATGACAGAACTGATGATGACCTG GACCTGGACTCAACTGTGGTCAAGCCA TCAAGTCACGAGCCAGGGAGAAAAGG CGCTCCTCCATGGGCGTGTGGGCCCTGCGAAACGGGGAGAGTCAGTGGCCGCCCTGGAGACGTGCTGGGGGAGAGACCGGTGGAGAAG gaaatcgAATCTACTATAGTGAAAGCCTCGGTGACGACGCCTGAGAGTGGAGGTCAGATTCACATGGTCATAGACATTACCCAAGAAACCCCGGAGAAAACAGTCAAGACTTTGAGGAGCGGGAGCCTTCCTTCCGCTGCAG AGCAAACCTCTGTTTGGGCTCCAGCGGAAGAGATGAATCCAGAGATCGTCACCGAGATGGAGGTAACCGCCACGGACCCCAAACTTCATCAGGTGTTTACTCCAACCATAGACAGAGCAGCGCACCACGTCTTCTTATCCAAAACG GTGATCCGGCCCGAAGTGTGCGTGCCCTGCGGGAAGAGGATCCGTTTCGGGAAGATTGCGGCGAAGTGCCGGGACTGCCGCCTGGTGGCGCATCCAGAGTGTAAATACATGTGCTCGCAGACCTGCAGTCCCAGCGCTGCCGTCCCCAACCCTAACGCTCTGACG gACACTTTGGAGAGTTTTGCTCCTGCCACTCAGCCTCGGATCCCTCCCTTgattgtacagtgtgtgaacGAAATTGAGAAGAGGGGACTTGAAGAA AAAGGCATTTACCGGGTGCCTGGAGGGGAGCGCGCGGTGAAGGAGCTGAGGGAGAAGTACGTCCTGGGAAAAGGGCCTCTGGCGCTCGGCAAAGTGGAGGAGATCCACGTCGTCTGCGGGCTCCTCAAAGACTTCCTGCGGAAGCTCAGGGAGCCCCTCGTCACCTTCAGGCTGCACAGAGCCTTCATGGAAGCTTCCG AGATCCTGGACGATGATAACAGCGCTGCAGCCATGTACCAGGCCGTTGGAGACCTGCCACAGCCCAACAGGGACACACTGGCTTTCCTCATGCTGCACCTAcagag GGTGATTCAGAGCCCGCTGTGTAAGATGGATCTCAACAACCTGGCCCGGGTGTTTGGACCCACTGTTGTCGGACACGGCATGCCAGAACCCTCCCCCATGACCATCATGAAGGACACCAACATCCAGCCCAAA GTGGTTGCCCGAATGCTGTCCTTCCCGTGCGAGTACTGGAAGAACCTCCTCATGGTGGAGAGGAACCAGGTCATCTCCTCCGTGGTCGACGCCAACATCAATAACGATGGCAACAGCAAGGATCGAG ATCGACTGTTCAAACCGCTGACCTCTCCTGAGCTCGGCCACTACCCAAAGACCCCCGCCAGTGGCTCTCTGAAGGGCAAATTCAAGACCCTGGGCACAGCCTTTAACAACCC GGCCAAGTGCAAGACTGATCCGAGCAAGAAAAGGTTCTTTACTTCTCCAAGCTAA